TGTATAGGTCGCTCAAATTTTGCAGACGCCAAATTCAGAAGGTAAAACTCACGAAACCCCGAGTCCGTGACTGTACACCATCGTACCGCCAAGGTGTCCCGCCATGCTGACGAGAATCACTGCCACCAGCGAAAACAGGAGTGACAATACAGACACGCTCCAAGCGGGTTTCCTGTTCCACCAACGCCACGCCTGCAGGACAAACGCGATGACAAGGCTGACCCCGGTGAGTTCACCGTAGAATTTGTGTGTAGAAAGAATATGCCCGACGCCATGCGGTATCGTTTTGAGGTACGACTCACTAATAACCCCAGCGACTCCGGCTGCCATGGTTGCCAAAATTGCCAAGAACAGCATTAACATGTAAAGCTTCGGGAAAAACCCATCAGCGCGCCACATCAGCCCGACGATACCGGCCACGCCAGCCAAGAACACAATTGCAATGGTAAAGTGGACCACCATTGGGTGAATCGTAGCCGGGAATAAATGAAACAGCGATGACAA
The Alicyclobacillus curvatus genome window above contains:
- a CDS encoding DUF2231 domain-containing protein, with product MSSLFHLFPATIHPMVVHFTIAIVFLAGVAGIVGLMWRADGFFPKLYMLMLFLAILATMAAGVAGVISESYLKTIPHGVGHILSTHKFYGELTGVSLVIAFVLQAWRWWNRKPAWSVSVLSLLFSLVAVILVSMAGHLGGTMVYSHGLGVS